A single window of Cellulomonas sp. WB94 DNA harbors:
- a CDS encoding dihydrofolate reductase family protein, producing MGRLHIDLFVTLDGVAQAPGGPDEDTSGGFPFGGWQAPLMDDVVGREVSAGIAGMDALLLGRRTYDIFAAYWPHQDDDIARQLNAVPKYVASRGTPDLGWSGSTLLGPDVIAEVRAVRDRHESTHVIGSVDFVQTLLAERLFDVLTLWVYPIVLGQGKKVFPDGIRASGLTLLEPPVAGSAGAVQLRYAPTGTDPATGDMTRDDDDGA from the coding sequence ATGGGCCGCCTTCACATCGACCTCTTCGTCACCCTCGACGGTGTCGCGCAGGCGCCCGGCGGCCCCGACGAGGACACCTCCGGCGGCTTCCCCTTCGGTGGCTGGCAGGCGCCGCTGATGGACGACGTCGTCGGCCGCGAGGTGAGCGCCGGCATCGCGGGCATGGACGCGCTGCTGCTCGGGCGCCGGACGTACGACATCTTCGCGGCGTACTGGCCGCACCAGGACGACGACATCGCCCGGCAGCTCAACGCCGTGCCGAAGTACGTCGCCAGCCGCGGGACGCCGGACCTGGGCTGGTCGGGGAGCACCCTGCTCGGCCCCGACGTCATCGCCGAGGTCCGAGCAGTGCGGGACAGGCACGAGAGCACCCACGTCATCGGCAGCGTCGACTTCGTCCAGACACTGCTCGCCGAGCGGCTGTTCGACGTGCTGACGCTCTGGGTCTACCCGATCGTGCTCGGCCAGGGCAAGAAGGTCTTCCCCGACGGCATCCGGGCATCCGGGCTGACGTTGCTCGAGCCTCCCGTGGCGGGGAGCGCGGGGGCGGTCCAGCTGCGCTACGCCCCGACGGGTACCGACCCCGCAACCGGCGACATGACCCGCGACGACGACGACGGAGCCTGA
- a CDS encoding aldehyde dehydrogenase, which translates to MSMMADMMKSMSMPEMAGMTMDMDLCMECMDTCSAAAMAATMCADACAGEGMGRCASMCMNTADVATAMMRMLMRPAGMDMAAMGPMMTACMAMGEACAAECDQHAAMSEHCRICASACRAMVDSCTRMMASMKG; encoded by the coding sequence ATGAGCATGATGGCGGACATGATGAAGTCGATGTCCATGCCCGAGATGGCCGGCATGACGATGGACATGGACCTGTGTATGGAGTGCATGGATACGTGCTCGGCGGCGGCGATGGCAGCCACCATGTGCGCCGACGCTTGCGCGGGCGAGGGCATGGGTCGGTGCGCGTCGATGTGCATGAACACCGCGGACGTCGCGACGGCGATGATGCGGATGCTGATGCGTCCGGCCGGCATGGACATGGCCGCGATGGGCCCGATGATGACTGCTTGCATGGCCATGGGCGAAGCCTGCGCCGCTGAGTGTGACCAGCACGCGGCCATGTCCGAGCACTGCCGGATCTGCGCCTCCGCGTGCCGGGCGATGGTCGACTCGTGCACGCGGATGATGGCCTCGATGAAGGGCTGA
- a CDS encoding cellulase family glycosylhydrolase, which yields MTRSAATADRFDGYVHADAGRLVDGQGRRLIMRGVGLGNWLLPEGYMWGFTGGPQSPRQIETLITDLVGDERAQRFWVDFQDSFVTEADIARIAADGFDHVRLPINSRMVMDDAGQILARGIALIDRTIEWCRGHGLWVVLDLHGAPGGQTGTNIDDSPRGRPELFEDDTYRTQTIALWRVLAEIYAGETVVAGYDLLNEPLPNEWQDIYPDRLVDLYRELTAAIREVDPDHLIIYEGTHWSTNWSIFTETWDPNSMLQFHKYWSAPDLPSIAGYLDVGRRLGLPIYMGEGGENNTDWLQTAFQLYEDQSISWNFWPWKKMATLTSPCSVRPPEGWDAIVAAGAGTAAAPSADDAWATLTALIDAMQIEECDYRPEIVNALMRRAPLRLPSSGFTFCGPGKSYSAHHGVPLRGFRSDDAVTLRVADEAEPDELPFHHTTGTPRSDREEFSVLLEPGDWVAYEINTTTEVRHDVRLLASSVGEPGLWVDGVRIAVIADDETGSWTGQGVRMDVGGHEVRIAAEATSLTLRGLIVR from the coding sequence ATGACCCGTTCTGCCGCCACCGCTGACCGCTTCGACGGATACGTCCATGCCGACGCCGGTCGCCTGGTCGACGGACAAGGACGCCGGTTGATCATGAGGGGAGTCGGCCTCGGCAACTGGCTGCTGCCCGAGGGCTACATGTGGGGCTTCACCGGCGGCCCGCAATCACCGCGGCAGATCGAGACGCTCATCACCGATCTCGTCGGTGACGAACGCGCGCAGCGCTTCTGGGTGGACTTCCAGGACTCGTTCGTCACGGAGGCCGACATCGCGCGCATCGCGGCGGACGGCTTCGACCACGTCCGACTCCCGATCAACTCGCGCATGGTCATGGACGACGCGGGGCAGATCCTTGCTCGCGGCATCGCACTGATCGACCGGACGATCGAGTGGTGCCGCGGGCACGGCCTGTGGGTCGTCCTGGACCTGCACGGCGCCCCGGGCGGCCAGACGGGCACCAACATCGACGACTCACCCCGCGGGCGCCCCGAGCTCTTCGAGGACGACACGTACCGCACCCAGACGATCGCCCTGTGGCGCGTGTTGGCCGAGATCTACGCGGGCGAGACCGTCGTGGCCGGCTACGACCTGCTCAACGAGCCGCTGCCGAACGAGTGGCAGGACATCTACCCCGACCGTCTCGTCGACCTGTACCGCGAGCTGACCGCAGCTATCCGCGAGGTCGACCCTGACCACCTGATCATCTACGAGGGCACCCACTGGTCGACCAACTGGTCGATCTTCACCGAGACGTGGGACCCCAACTCGATGTTGCAGTTCCACAAGTACTGGTCCGCTCCCGACCTGCCCAGCATCGCGGGCTACCTGGACGTCGGTCGCCGACTGGGCCTGCCGATCTACATGGGCGAAGGAGGGGAGAACAACACCGACTGGCTCCAGACCGCCTTCCAGCTCTACGAGGACCAGTCCATCTCCTGGAACTTCTGGCCCTGGAAGAAGATGGCCACCCTCACCTCGCCCTGCTCAGTGCGGCCTCCGGAAGGGTGGGACGCCATCGTCGCCGCAGGCGCAGGCACCGCCGCAGCCCCGTCTGCTGACGATGCGTGGGCCACGTTGACCGCCTTGATCGACGCGATGCAGATTGAGGAGTGCGACTACCGGCCCGAGATCGTCAACGCCCTCATGCGCCGCGCGCCACTCCGACTCCCGTCGTCCGGGTTCACGTTCTGCGGGCCGGGGAAGTCCTACTCCGCGCATCACGGCGTGCCGCTCCGCGGCTTCAGGTCCGACGACGCGGTCACTCTCCGGGTCGCCGACGAAGCCGAACCCGACGAGCTGCCGTTCCATCACACGACAGGGACGCCACGCTCGGACCGCGAGGAGTTCAGCGTCCTGCTCGAACCAGGAGACTGGGTCGCCTACGAGATCAACACCACCACCGAGGTGCGGCACGACGTCCGACTCCTCGCCTCGAGCGTCGGAGAGCCCGGACTGTGGGTCGACGGTGTTCGCATCGCGGTGATTGCCGATGATGAAACCGGGAGCTGGACGGGCCAGGGCGTTCGGATGGACGTCGGCGGTCACGAGGTCCGGATCGCCGCAGAGGCGACCAGCCTCACGCTGCGAGGCCTCATCGTTCGCTGA
- a CDS encoding Ig-like domain-containing protein → MHASHATAPNVPGSRLWPPPRRRVGVGAAIAAAVLLSGLQGALPISAAPASAAPLVAAVDPAPVVVGVDANQIAASNVNGLTFKGFGVLSANSTSALLMDYKALQPAAYAQLLEVLFGGTHPIMTTVKIEMGDDRNTSTGPEPATMRTADEVANVAREPGFQLAADAKKYNPNLKVDILRWAAPTWANTNDKIYTWYKDTILAAYRHYGYMVDYVNPGVNETTPNLAWSKQYANLVKTDTTGYVSADPTLAGFRPGEADLYHQIKVVISDESGLGSFGDDMVADATLRDAVAAAGYHYTTADTSAKDFTKLADQYDKEVWNSEAQATFSNSSFRPNNNTADPTVAGTGIGGVGGPLEMAVTAVKGFVDSRRTTFIYQPAIGSFYEGGQYSYKELVSARDPWSGWIHYDAGLAVLQHFSDFAVTGWEDSTNTAGIWRAVPQASAAGATGTNPVNGRNGSANYMTLAAPDKSAFSTVVVNDSEYAKTYKITPQNFTYAADTSLHVWETRAADAGEAVDANYKQHVADALADADGTYTVQVKPYSIVTVTSLDVTGDGSWTTPLPVEGQRTVLDADPAHGILWSDDFDYSARTVPVIAAGGGLSGQTEPFIASRGGDQGAIPLYTWDRNGGFEAFKATDGNYVLRQQIDRTATGVGAAWNSGDPITGIGDLRWTNYRASVDVHFERGVAADNYAAIGARSTGGSSSNQLSGTPYSFRLSSGGTWLFQRLGSTISTGSLTGFDATAWHHLTIQVAGSQVTGFVDNQQVFTWTDTAPYLSGRVDLASGFYFTDFDNLTIEQLPGYQPYYSEYLDNLEMNDLADPPATKLVYTGSWKHANGGGMYEYQRSSSISQATGATMSYTFTGSGIDIVGTDDGSAKLDVDVDGRLVAINATTRSSTSYQQTFSLRGLPYGPHTVTLSVMAGKLWVDAVGVVETRPAVPADASALNQALVAAEQIKRNGDFTDTDWTLLKTDISLARRAVVKPAVYGLDADGAAQLVARLQAASYPLSNRIVSFPSTWVATWTGQAPALPGTLDATLTDGSTKAVPVTWSVSGVDFGQSWSSVSVTGTYGAATTVAHVEVVPQGLTYFADVNGTVTNTTSSSHLGYDSPAYLAVKALAGDALLNQAPDQVYENGATWGSWAQDASGNRNLQYKGVVAGDYSKTTTTGLYTANQVGAFDAFTFTLPAGRYTIAAGSYSWWASSSRTYDVFLDYDGTSHKVEPSVTLDTSTPGRVLSYDLTLADPGTVRIRLQATNSQSPMLSWAAAVKDA, encoded by the coding sequence GTGCATGCCTCCCACGCGACCGCGCCGAACGTCCCCGGCTCGAGGCTCTGGCCCCCGCCCCGGCGACGGGTGGGGGTCGGCGCCGCCATCGCTGCAGCGGTGCTCCTCAGCGGATTGCAGGGCGCGCTGCCGATCTCGGCGGCCCCGGCGTCGGCGGCCCCGCTCGTGGCGGCGGTCGACCCCGCGCCGGTCGTCGTCGGCGTCGACGCGAACCAGATCGCCGCGAGCAACGTCAACGGCCTGACCTTCAAGGGCTTCGGCGTGCTGTCCGCGAACAGCACCAGCGCCTTGCTCATGGACTACAAGGCGCTGCAGCCGGCGGCCTACGCGCAGCTGCTCGAGGTCCTGTTCGGCGGGACGCACCCGATCATGACCACCGTCAAGATCGAGATGGGCGACGACCGCAACACCTCGACCGGCCCCGAGCCGGCCACGATGCGCACTGCCGACGAGGTGGCCAACGTCGCCCGCGAGCCCGGCTTCCAGCTCGCCGCGGACGCCAAGAAGTACAACCCGAACCTCAAGGTCGACATCCTCCGGTGGGCGGCGCCGACCTGGGCGAACACCAACGACAAGATCTACACCTGGTACAAGGACACCATCCTCGCCGCGTACCGCCACTACGGGTACATGGTCGACTACGTCAACCCCGGTGTGAACGAGACCACGCCCAACCTCGCGTGGAGCAAGCAGTACGCGAACCTCGTCAAGACCGACACCACGGGCTACGTCAGCGCCGACCCCACGCTCGCGGGCTTCCGACCCGGCGAGGCCGACCTCTACCACCAGATCAAGGTCGTCATCTCCGACGAGTCCGGACTGGGCAGCTTCGGCGACGACATGGTGGCGGACGCCACCCTGCGTGACGCCGTGGCGGCGGCCGGCTACCACTACACGACCGCGGACACGAGCGCGAAGGACTTCACGAAGCTCGCCGATCAGTACGACAAGGAGGTCTGGAACAGCGAGGCGCAGGCGACGTTCTCGAACTCGTCGTTCCGGCCCAACAACAACACCGCCGACCCGACGGTGGCGGGCACCGGGATCGGCGGCGTCGGGGGACCTCTGGAGATGGCGGTCACGGCCGTCAAGGGCTTCGTCGACTCACGCCGGACCACCTTCATCTACCAGCCCGCCATCGGCTCCTTCTACGAGGGCGGCCAGTACTCCTACAAGGAGCTTGTCAGCGCCCGTGACCCGTGGTCGGGCTGGATCCACTACGACGCCGGGCTGGCGGTGCTGCAGCACTTCAGCGACTTCGCCGTGACCGGCTGGGAAGACTCCACCAACACCGCGGGGATCTGGCGGGCGGTTCCGCAGGCGAGCGCAGCCGGGGCGACAGGAACCAACCCCGTCAACGGGCGCAACGGCTCGGCGAACTACATGACCCTCGCCGCGCCGGACAAGAGCGCCTTCTCGACCGTCGTCGTCAACGACTCCGAGTACGCGAAGACGTACAAGATCACGCCGCAGAACTTCACCTACGCTGCGGACACGTCGTTGCACGTGTGGGAGACGCGGGCGGCCGACGCCGGCGAGGCAGTCGACGCGAACTACAAGCAGCACGTCGCCGACGCGCTGGCGGATGCGGACGGCACCTACACGGTGCAGGTCAAGCCGTACTCGATCGTCACGGTGACCTCGCTCGACGTCACCGGCGACGGCAGCTGGACCACTCCGCTGCCAGTCGAAGGCCAGCGCACCGTTCTCGACGCCGATCCGGCCCACGGCATCCTGTGGTCCGACGACTTCGACTACTCGGCCAGGACCGTCCCGGTGATCGCGGCCGGCGGTGGCCTGTCCGGCCAGACCGAGCCGTTCATCGCCTCGCGCGGAGGAGACCAGGGCGCCATCCCGCTGTACACCTGGGATCGCAACGGCGGCTTCGAAGCGTTCAAGGCCACCGACGGCAACTACGTCCTGCGCCAGCAGATCGACCGGACCGCGACGGGTGTGGGCGCCGCGTGGAACAGCGGCGACCCGATCACCGGCATCGGTGACCTGCGTTGGACCAACTACCGGGCGAGCGTGGACGTGCACTTCGAGCGCGGCGTCGCGGCCGACAACTACGCGGCGATCGGCGCCCGGTCGACCGGGGGTTCCAGCTCCAACCAGCTGAGCGGTACGCCATACTCGTTCCGACTGAGCTCGGGCGGCACCTGGCTCTTCCAGCGGCTCGGCTCGACGATCTCCACCGGTTCACTCACCGGGTTCGACGCCACCGCCTGGCACCACCTGACGATCCAGGTGGCGGGCAGCCAGGTGACCGGCTTCGTCGACAACCAGCAGGTGTTCACCTGGACCGACACGGCGCCGTACCTCTCCGGCCGCGTCGACCTGGCGAGCGGGTTCTACTTCACCGACTTCGACAACCTCACCATCGAGCAGCTGCCCGGCTACCAGCCGTACTACAGCGAGTACCTCGACAACCTCGAGATGAACGACCTCGCCGACCCGCCCGCCACCAAGCTCGTCTACACGGGGTCCTGGAAGCACGCCAACGGCGGCGGCATGTACGAGTACCAGCGCTCGTCGTCCATCAGCCAGGCCACCGGCGCGACCATGAGCTACACGTTCACGGGCTCGGGGATCGACATCGTGGGGACCGACGACGGCAGCGCCAAGCTCGACGTCGACGTCGACGGCCGGCTCGTGGCAATCAACGCCACGACCCGATCGTCGACGAGCTATCAGCAGACCTTCTCGCTGCGCGGCCTGCCGTACGGACCGCACACCGTGACGCTCTCCGTCATGGCGGGCAAGCTGTGGGTCGACGCCGTGGGCGTCGTCGAGACCAGACCGGCCGTGCCGGCGGACGCCTCGGCGCTGAACCAGGCGCTCGTCGCCGCCGAGCAGATCAAGCGGAACGGCGACTTCACCGACACCGACTGGACGCTGCTGAAGACGGACATCTCCCTGGCCCGTCGAGCGGTCGTCAAACCGGCGGTCTACGGCTTGGACGCAGACGGCGCGGCGCAGCTCGTCGCCCGTCTCCAGGCTGCCTCCTACCCGCTGTCCAACCGGATCGTCTCGTTCCCGTCCACCTGGGTCGCCACGTGGACGGGGCAGGCGCCCGCGCTGCCGGGCACGCTGGACGCGACGCTCACCGACGGCAGCACCAAGGCGGTGCCCGTGACGTGGAGCGTCTCGGGGGTGGACTTCGGCCAGTCGTGGTCGTCGGTCAGCGTCACGGGTACCTACGGCGCGGCGACGACGGTCGCGCACGTCGAGGTCGTCCCGCAGGGGCTGACGTACTTCGCGGACGTCAACGGGACGGTGACGAACACCACCAGCAGCAGCCACCTCGGCTACGACTCGCCGGCCTACCTGGCCGTCAAGGCGCTTGCCGGCGATGCCTTGCTCAACCAGGCTCCGGACCAGGTCTACGAGAACGGCGCGACGTGGGGCTCGTGGGCCCAGGACGCGTCCGGGAACCGCAACCTCCAGTACAAGGGCGTCGTCGCCGGCGACTACAGCAAGACGACGACGACCGGCCTGTACACGGCGAACCAGGTGGGCGCCTTCGACGCCTTCACCTTCACGCTGCCGGCCGGCCGCTACACGATCGCCGCGGGCAGCTACTCCTGGTGGGCGAGCTCGAGCCGGACCTACGACGTGTTCCTCGACTACGACGGCACGAGCCACAAGGTTGAGCCGAGCGTGACTCTCGACACGTCGACACCCGGCAGGGTGCTCAGCTACGACCTCACCCTGGCCGATCCCGGGACGGTGCGCATCCGGCTCCAAGCCACCAACTCCCAGTCGCCCATGCTCTCCTGGGCAGCCGCGGTGAAGGACGCCTAG
- a CDS encoding dienelactone hydrolase family protein — protein MSGLESWTRGSHTAGDVTHATYRKGVGPGVVVIHEVPGLTPEVLAFADEVVGRGFTVVLPHLFGDPGAPASTGRIVKSIAQVCVSREFTKLKAGVASPVTEWLRSLARSLHAELGGPGVGALGMCLTGGFALAMMVDDAVAAPVVAQPSLPAALGRARAGDLGLSPADRETVRRRVAEGCPVLGVRYRTDSATGTRFDTLTSMLGDGFLTVELEGKGHATLTAHRAQVAVDRVLDFFDERLKPS, from the coding sequence ATGAGCGGCCTTGAGTCCTGGACGCGTGGCAGCCACACGGCGGGCGACGTCACGCACGCCACCTACCGCAAGGGCGTCGGCCCGGGGGTCGTCGTCATCCATGAGGTCCCGGGCCTCACACCTGAGGTCCTGGCCTTCGCCGACGAGGTCGTCGGGCGGGGCTTCACGGTGGTCCTGCCGCACCTGTTCGGTGACCCGGGCGCCCCGGCGTCCACGGGGCGCATCGTCAAGTCGATCGCCCAGGTGTGCGTGAGCCGGGAGTTCACCAAGCTCAAGGCCGGAGTTGCCTCGCCGGTCACCGAGTGGCTGCGGTCCCTCGCGCGCAGCCTCCACGCCGAGCTGGGTGGTCCCGGGGTCGGTGCGCTCGGCATGTGCCTGACCGGCGGGTTCGCCCTGGCGATGATGGTGGACGACGCCGTCGCCGCGCCGGTGGTGGCCCAGCCGTCCCTGCCGGCCGCCCTCGGCCGCGCGCGCGCCGGTGACCTCGGTCTGAGCCCGGCGGACCGAGAGACTGTTCGGCGACGGGTGGCCGAGGGCTGCCCGGTCCTGGGGGTCCGGTACCGGACCGATTCCGCCACCGGCACCCGGTTCGACACCCTCACCAGCATGCTCGGGGACGGCTTCCTCACGGTCGAGCTGGAGGGAAAGGGCCATGCGACTCTGACCGCCCACCGCGCCCAGGTCGCGGTCGACCGCGTCTTGGACTTCTTCGACGAGCGGCTCAAGCCGAGCTGA
- a CDS encoding aminotransferase class I/II-fold pyridoxal phosphate-dependent enzyme produces MARATGLLGSDGVVAASVFTEMSALAQRTGALNLGQGFPDDDGPEFLRELAAAAVRGGPDDPAGLNQYPPGPGLPALRRAVASHQERHYGLTVDPDTEVLVTAGATEALAATVLALVGPGDEVITLEPYYDAYAAVIALAGAVHRTIPLRAGPTGFRPTASGISTAFSPRTRLVLLNSPHNPTGTVLTAEEIGWIAAAAIAHDAIVVTDEVYEHLTYDGVRHVPIATLPDMADRTLTVSSAGKTLSLTGWKVGWVHGPAELVSAVRTVKQFLTFVTSGPFQHAVATALDDRDGQAARYVAALRASLASRRDLLSDGLRAARLVPVGSHGTYFLLADAGPAGYDDAIEYCRRLPELAGVVAIPATAFCQPGSETSDTLRSYVRFTFVKREATVREAVRRLASGRA; encoded by the coding sequence GTGGCACGTGCCACCGGGCTGCTGGGATCAGACGGCGTCGTGGCCGCGTCGGTCTTCACGGAGATGTCGGCGTTGGCGCAGCGGACCGGCGCGCTCAACCTCGGACAGGGCTTCCCCGACGACGACGGACCCGAGTTCCTGCGCGAGCTGGCCGCCGCGGCCGTCCGGGGTGGTCCCGACGATCCAGCCGGCCTCAATCAGTACCCGCCGGGTCCCGGGCTTCCGGCCCTACGTCGCGCGGTCGCGTCCCACCAGGAGCGACACTACGGACTGACCGTCGACCCGGACACCGAGGTGCTGGTCACCGCCGGCGCAACCGAAGCCCTCGCGGCGACGGTCCTCGCACTCGTCGGCCCAGGGGACGAGGTCATCACACTCGAGCCGTACTACGACGCGTACGCCGCAGTGATCGCCCTGGCTGGTGCGGTGCACCGCACCATCCCCCTGCGCGCCGGACCGACCGGCTTTCGCCCGACCGCATCGGGGATCTCAACGGCCTTCTCGCCGCGTACCCGACTGGTGCTGCTGAACTCGCCGCACAACCCCACCGGCACCGTCCTGACGGCGGAAGAGATCGGATGGATCGCCGCGGCAGCCATCGCACACGACGCGATCGTCGTCACCGACGAGGTCTACGAGCACCTCACCTACGACGGCGTGCGGCACGTGCCGATCGCCACGCTGCCCGACATGGCAGACCGGACGCTCACCGTGTCATCGGCGGGCAAGACGCTCTCCCTGACCGGGTGGAAGGTGGGATGGGTGCACGGACCGGCCGAGCTGGTCAGCGCCGTGCGCACCGTCAAGCAGTTCCTCACCTTCGTGACCAGCGGCCCCTTCCAGCATGCCGTCGCGACGGCGCTGGACGACCGCGACGGACAGGCAGCCCGCTACGTCGCAGCGCTCCGAGCCTCCCTCGCATCACGGCGCGACCTGCTCTCCGACGGGCTCCGCGCTGCGCGGCTCGTTCCCGTCGGCTCCCACGGAACCTACTTCCTGCTCGCCGACGCCGGACCGGCCGGCTACGACGACGCGATCGAGTACTGCCGACGGCTCCCGGAGCTCGCCGGTGTCGTGGCGATCCCCGCGACGGCCTTCTGCCAGCCGGGCAGCGAGACGTCGGACACTCTGCGCTCGTACGTGCGATTCACCTTCGTCAAGCGCGAGGCGACCGTGCGCGAGGCGGTTCGCCGCCTGGCGTCCGGACGTGCGTGA
- a CDS encoding nuclease, with the protein MPNRIRIDVLPIQEVVAKASPRAWRDGVVTHREQGVLTVALLDGAWWTLATRADLAIGEPVAVHPVAELVAAGPAWYAARPVEA; encoded by the coding sequence GTGCCCAACCGCATCCGCATCGACGTCCTGCCGATCCAAGAAGTCGTCGCCAAGGCATCCCCGCGCGCCTGGCGCGACGGGGTCGTCACTCACCGGGAGCAGGGCGTGCTGACCGTCGCCCTGCTGGACGGCGCATGGTGGACGCTCGCCACCCGAGCCGACCTGGCTATCGGGGAACCGGTAGCGGTCCACCCGGTTGCCGAGCTCGTTGCGGCTGGCCCAGCCTGGTACGCCGCGCGACCCGTCGAGGCGTAG